The DNA region AATGTGCATGAACAAGCTCATATTGGCAAGACTTGCCGCTGTTTTCACGGCGGGTGTGCTGACTGCCTGCGGCATAGCAGGGAAGTCAGGCAAAAAGGATGATATTCACGATACAACTACTGTCGAAGCTGAACCTGTGATGATGTCAACTCAGGCGGCGAAGGATTATTCTGTGCTTTCGGCAGAAAAACACGGCTACGGACAGGGCGTTCAGGTTGACGAAAAGAATCGTACCATCGGGGCGCTTGTTTTTAACAAGACTTACGGGAAATACTACGCAAAAGCGCTGAATGAGGATACCGATAAGATCACCCTGACTTTCGATCAGGGTTACGAAAACGGCTATACTGCAAAAATTCTGGATACGCTGAAAGAGAAGAACGTCAAGGCTGTGTTCTTTCTGGTAAAGGACTACGCCGAACGTAACCCCGAACTTGTGCGCCGTATGATAGATGAGGGCCATACCATAGCGAACCATTCGGTAAATCATTATTCGATGCCAACGCTTGCGCCGGATGTCGCCCGCAGTGAGATAATGGGACTGCATGAGTATATCATTAAGAATTTCGGGATTGATATGAAATTGTTCCGTCCGCCTATGGGTGAATTTTCCGAACAGTCTCTGGCTGTGACTTCCGATTGCGGCTATCAGACCATGCTGTGGAGTTTTGCCTACGCCGATTGGGACGTTGACGATCAGCCCGACCCTGCGGAATCAATCGAAAAACTGAAAAACGCCGCCCACCCCGGTGCGATATATCTGCTTCATTCGGTATCCGCTACCAATGCAGAGATACTTGGTGATATGATAGACGGTATACGCGAAGAGGGCTTTGAATTCAACTAAAGCTATAAAACAGGCACTTTTGTCCCAAAAGACAGGAGTGCCTTTTCGCAACACAAACAAAATATTATCGCCGCAGGAGACAACTATATTATTCGTTTTTAATTATTCAATATTCGCTATTTTTAAATGTCGGCAAACACGATATGATGAACCAAAACGGTAATTATACCCTCCCTGTCGATTTTCACAATATCATCATATGCACTTTGGGAGAAATGACTAACAAATATTGAGTCGATATATCTAAATTACCGAATTGAAGTCAAAACTATTAATAACTCTTGACTTTTATTTGGTGAATGAGGTATAATATATGAGGAAAATAATACCTGAAAAAAGGTGTTTTCCAAAAGAAAAAATGCTCCGCCAAAAGCCGAAAAAACAGGCGTGTTCGGCGGATAAATAAGGGTATGTCTGAATGTTTGAACATAAGAGATTGGTCGGGCTTGATGACTACTTCAAGGAACTTAGCGCAAGACCCGAAAAAGGAGTTTATTTTTACCGCGTCTGCGGATACAATGAGCAGGTAGCGGAATTTCTGAAAAAATATTACGAAGCCGCACGGACGAGCGGTGTCATCATCGAGGGCAGGATACCTAATCCCGATAACAAGAACCTTGCCTATT from Ruminococcus albus AD2013 includes:
- a CDS encoding polysaccharide deacetylase family protein; translation: MNKLILARLAAVFTAGVLTACGIAGKSGKKDDIHDTTTVEAEPVMMSTQAAKDYSVLSAEKHGYGQGVQVDEKNRTIGALVFNKTYGKYYAKALNEDTDKITLTFDQGYENGYTAKILDTLKEKNVKAVFFLVKDYAERNPELVRRMIDEGHTIANHSVNHYSMPTLAPDVARSEIMGLHEYIIKNFGIDMKLFRPPMGEFSEQSLAVTSDCGYQTMLWSFAYADWDVDDQPDPAESIEKLKNAAHPGAIYLLHSVSATNAEILGDMIDGIREEGFEFN